From a region of the Calliphora vicina chromosome 4, idCalVici1.1, whole genome shotgun sequence genome:
- the LOC135957159 gene encoding uncharacterized protein LOC135957159 yields the protein MKRFIVLLLLVGVVTASPTLHKLKKKLLLGGGGGGGGYGGGYGAGYGGGGGGGYGGQGYSGHGGSGGGYQVVAVKQVPVYTVQKVPVSYGGGGGGSGYSGGGGHGGYGGQGGYGGQGGYGGQGGYGGQGGYGGGGQGGYGGGGQGTYSSSNAGSYGSGGGGSGYGGHPGAGGGGCNTCGGGNQLYGGGGGSNSGSYATASAQASSGSYSHGW from the coding sequence ATGAAACGTTTTATCGTCTTGCTACTACTTGTGGGCGTGGTTACAGCTTCGCCTACTCTTCATAAGTTGAAGAAGAAATTGTTGCTGGGAGGTGGTGGCGGAGGAGGAGGTTATGGAGGTGGTTATGGTGCCGGTTATGGAGGAGGTGGTGGCGGTGGTTATGGTGGTCAAGGCTATAGTGGTCACGGTGGTAGCGGTGGCGGCTATCAAGTTGTAGCTGTTAAACAAGTTCCTGTCTATACCGTACAAAAAGTTCCCGTTAGCTATGGAGGTGGTGGTGGCGGCAGCGGTTATAGTGGAGGCGGTGGCCATGGAGGCTATGGCGGCCAAGGTGGTTATGGAGGTCAAGGAGGTTATGGCGGTCAAGGAGGTTATGGCGGCCAAGGTGGCTACGGTGGTGGTGGACAAGGCGGCTATGGCGGTGGCGGCCAAGGCACTTATTCTTCTAGTAATGCTGGTAGTTATGGTAGCGGAGGTGGCGGCAGTGGTTATGGCGGTCATCCTGGTGCTGGCGGTGGTGGTTGCAACACCTGTGGAGGTGGTAATCAACTGTATGGTGGCGGTGGTGGCAGTAACAGCGGCTCTTACGCTACAGCCAGCGCTCAAGCATCAAGTGGAAGCTATTCTCATGGTTGGTAA